In the genome of Schistocerca piceifrons isolate TAMUIC-IGC-003096 chromosome X, iqSchPice1.1, whole genome shotgun sequence, the window cactggactcgcattcgggaggacgacggttcaatcccgcgtccggccatcctgatttaggttttccgtgatttccctaaatcgctccaggcaaatgccgggatggttcctttgaaagggcacggccgacttccttcccagtccttcccttatccgatgagaccgatgacctcgttgtctggtctccttcccaaaacaacccaacccccccccccccccttgttagaTGTGTGACCATCCGGGTCTGCCCAGCGCTCTTGGCAAGTGggtagcactcagcacttgtgtggccaattgaggagctacttgcctgagaagtagcggcttcggtcacggaaactgacagtgGCCGGAAGAGCGGCATGCTGACCACCTGCCCCTTcaaatccgcatccaatgacgtgtGTCAgcagaggttgacacggcggtcggtcgatgaCGTTGGACCTTCGGAGGCCTGTTCGGATTGAGTTCAGCTCAGAAGAGTAGCAagtaaaacaaaaaagtaattatGTAATTGTATTTCGTCGAGGCctttggcagatgatgctgtagtatacagagaagttgcagcattagaaaattgcagcgaaatgcaggaagatctgcagcgcatacgcacttggtgaagggagtggcaactgacccttaacatagacaaatgtaatgtattgcgaatacataggaagaaggatctttattgtacgattatatgattgcggaacaaacactggtagcagttacttctggaaaatatctgggagtatgcgtgcggaactatttgaagtggaatgatcatataaaattaattgccggtaaggcgggtgccaggtcgagattcattgggagagtccttagaaaatgtagtccatcaacaaaggaggtggcttacaaaacactcgttcgatctatacatgagtattgctcatcagtgtaggatccgtaccaggtcgggttgacagaggagatagagaagatccaaagaagagcggcgcgtttcgtcacagggttatttggtaagcgtgattgcgttacggaggtgtttagcaaactcaagtggcggactctgcaagagaggcgctctgcatcgcggtgtagcttgctgtccaggtttcgagggggtgcgtttctggataaggtatcgaatatattgcttcccactacttatacctcccgaggagatcacgaatgtaaaattagagagattcgggcgcacacggaggctttccggcagtcgttcttccatacgcgcctggaacaggaaaggaaggtaatgacagtggcacgtaaagtgccctccgccacacaccgttgggtggcttgcggagtataaatgtaaatgtagatgtaaaacttTGTATCCCGCGCGAATATTAGTGCGGAACATTTACAGTGAGGACTAGAAGCTTTATAGTGTGCTATTGAATTTATTTCAATGACCGATTGCAGATTTTGTCGGAATTTCAGTTCCGTCAGTTAGAAGCTCGTAGTGGAGTCGCAGGTGTCTGAAGACGGTGTCGTTTACATATTTTCTGTCGACTACGAGGGAAGAATGTCGGTAATAGAAAGCGACGCTTTGTGTGTGCGCAGCGATGCTGAGCAGGTCGTGCTCgtcgcggcggcggcgggcagcccGCAGCGCGAGCAGCACGCCGGCCCCCGGCGGCGGTGGCGTGGGCGGGGAGCCGcgggcggcgcgggggcggcgcgCCAGCGTGGCGGTCGGCGCGCACGACGCGGAGCGCCAGCGGCGCAGCCTGAGCCCGGGGCCCGCCGCCACCGCCGGCGCCAGcatcagcggcagcggcagcggcagcaccAGCCCCGCCCTGCTGTGCCCGCCAGAGCCGCGCAGCTACGGCCGCAGCCCGCGCCACAGCGTCGCCAGCGTCGCCAGCGTCGGCGCGCCCCTGGCAGAGGCCGACGCCTCCGCCGGCTGCCTGGGCCCCGGCCaccggccgccgccgccgtcgccgcgccCGCTCTCCCCGGCGCTGCTCGAGCCGCCGTCTCTCGTCGTCGCGGACGCCGACGCTCTATCTCCAGGTACGGCCACGCCCACATCGTTGCGCCGCTGCTCCGTTTGCTAACCGCGAAAGCCTTAGCCCTTACCGACACGACATCGTCGTACCTCGAGTTCTCGACAACTTCCATTTCTGCGTACGGTCCGGTCTTCACTCCACTTTCCGCATTATCGTAAACGGACAAAATTTCAAAACGCAATCTCGAAATAAGTTTAGAACGGAAGCTTTGGAtctagaattttttgaacagttttacatacacattgaggtCGTTCCTCATATTCTTGCCAACTTCTATTTTTCTATACTGTTGGGTCGTGCCCCATCATTTCCAGTGAACTCGGTATCCAAATTGCAATAGACGATATTCAGCCCTTAAAAAATCAGTTCTAAAACGGTGGCTCCGCCCCCAGTATTCCTTGGGAAGCGAATATAAGGTTTGTATCGAATGACAGTCTTTGTGACATAGGAGAATTTGTGCGTTATTTCGTAGTTCGTTATGTCAGTATACCGTGACACTTGAATTCGTGCCAGTGATTAATTCTATTCGTACATTAGTATCGAACAGTTGTCATTCCAGCTACTATCGAAGTCGACATGTCATGTAACTTACACAGGTCTTGCGAATGCATATAAAAATCGTCGTGACAAAAAGCTGTAGAAACCTTGATAACCGCTGTCTGTCGTTTCTCCGTGTCTTTAGATTTCTCATCTCGCCCAACGGATTGCGCGTTTTTACTGAGCTCATTTCCTTCGACTTCAACTCCCGTTGCGCGTGATTTACTTAATTTTACAGCCGCGTGAACGTTTCCTGCTTTATTCGCGTATTTCGACTGGTCACTAATTAGAATAGGAAAAGAGAATTAATGTAGAACAATTATGAAAATACAGTAGTCAGTTCCGCGAAGAGAGGTGGGATGCGCATGTCCGCCGGCGGGATAGGGGAGGAGCGCCAATGGGGCTGAGGATAGAGAGTAATCAATACTACAGGCTGACCACCCCCGTGCGGGCGCGCCTACCCTGCGAGACGGGGGCGCACACCCGAGGGTGCGTTCTGGCTGCCGTCGAGGCGCCCCACTGAAAGGGGCCTTCCTTACCTGTGCTACGGCGTACGCAATGCAGCACCAGACAGACCATTCGTCTACAGCTACGCTGGCCACTTTGTCCTGCACTAATTTTGCCCTCGTAAGTAGTTACCTTTGCTTATATCGCTGTTTCTTTTGCGGCAATGTCTGCATGCAACTTACCGAAATATTCTATCCTAAAATCTGACACGGTAAGCAATTAACTGAATTCATCCCGCTGCAATGGAAGTAATATGGATTTTATGTGAATGAAGTCAATGAAGACACAACGATACGAAAAGATTTCAGTGAAAACCTGTCACAGTTGCTGAACCTTCCAGGAAATGATCAT includes:
- the LOC124722381 gene encoding circumsporozoite protein-like, whose translation is MLSRSCSSRRRRAARSASSTPAPGGGGVGGEPRAARGRRASVAVGAHDAERQRRSLSPGPAATAGASISGSGSGSTSPALLCPPEPRSYGRSPRHSVASVASVGAPLAEADASAGCLGPGHRPPPPSPRPLSPALLEPPSLVVADADALSPGTATPTSLRRCSVC